A region of Aquila chrysaetos chrysaetos chromosome 13, bAquChr1.4, whole genome shotgun sequence DNA encodes the following proteins:
- the LOC115350105 gene encoding N-acylneuraminate-9-phosphatase, with protein sequence MGAHGVKAVFFDLDNTLVDTAAAGRRAIEEVISVLQSKHHYGEGEARVICDKVQAKLLKECHDPAKMCITDLRISHWEEAIQETIGGEVNRNLAAECYFLWKTTRLQHLTLAEDTRGMLTELRKRVRLLLLTNGDKQTQREKIEACACQPYFDAIVVGGEQKEEKPAPSIFHYCCDLLGVQPAECVMVGDSLDTDIQGGLNAGLKATVWLNKAMTTPVDTSPVPHYIISSVLDLPAVLQKMEHKINANVGTDHMASSNEAH encoded by the exons ATGGGGGCGCACGGCGTCAAGGCGGTCTTCTTCGACTTGGACAACACGCTGGTCGAcacggcggcggccgggcggcgcGCCATCGAGGAG GTGATCAGTGTCCTGCAGTCAAAGCACCACTACGGCGAGGGGGAAGCCCGCGTGATCTGCGATAAGGTCCAGGCCAAGCTTCTCAAGGAGTGTCACGATCCCGCCAAGATGTGCATCACCGACCTGCGGATTTCGCACTGGGAGGAGGCGATCCAAGAGACGATCGGGGGGGAGGTGAACCGAAACCTGGCCGCCGAGTGCTATTTCCTGTGGAAAACGACCCGCCTCCAGCACCTCACCCTGGCCGAGGACACGCGGGGCATGCTCACCGAGCTGCGGAAAAGGGTCCGCTTGCTGCTCTTGACGAACGGCGACAAACAGACGCAGAGGGAGAAGATCGAAGCGTGCGCCTGTCAGCCCTACTTCGATGCCATCGTTgtgggaggagagcagaaagaggagaagcCGGCGCCATCCATATTTCATTACTGTTGCGATCTCCTGGGGGTGCAGCCCGCAGAGTGCGTTATGGTTGGTGACTCTTTAGATACAGATATTCAAGGAGGCCTGAATGCTGGCTTGAAAGCAACTGTCTGGTTAAACAAAGCAATGACTACCCCGGTAGATACCTCCCCAGTACCTCAttatattatttcttctgttctggaTCTTCCAGCAGTTTTACAGAAGATGGAGCACAAAATTAATGCTAACGTAGGAACTGACCATATGGCTAGTAGTAATGAAGCACATTGA